The following nucleotide sequence is from Microbulbifer sp. A4B17.
GGCCGGCCTATCGGCTCACTCGCCACGCACGAGTAATTGCAGGTCCTCCGGATTCCCTTCGATAAGGCGGCTAAGGGATTCGGCGCGCGAGATCCGACCGTCTCTTAGCGTGTACAGGCTGATTACCTTGATTGTGAGCTGTTGGCCATCTTTCGCCTTCGCGCGCACCAGATGCACATCAGCTATCCGATCGCCCTCGCCAATTACGGAAAGGTAATCGAACCTGACGGCCGAGTACTCCATTCGGAATAAATTGATACGCGAATCGAGTTGCGATCGTCC
It contains:
- a CDS encoding nuclear transport factor 2 family protein, which codes for MNSEQAEAFLDEMAKAVCDPNADSKVTDRYFTEDFVQVIDDTTIGRSQLDSRINLFRMEYSAVRFDYLSVIGEGDRIADVHLVRAKAKDGQQLTIKVISLYTLRDGRISRAESLSRLIEGNPEDLQLLVRGE